The segment GATGCGCTTAATGGCAATATCTTCCGTCAAGGGTAAGGGATAAAGAGTATGGATAGCCAAGTAGATAAAAGTGCAGTTAAAGCCTTTTTGTTGGATTTACAAGATCGTATTTGCCAAGCATTAGAGCAACAAGAAACAACCGTCGCGTTTGAACAAGACCAATGGCAGCGTGAAGAAGGTGGCGGTGGTCGTAGTCGTGTATTACGTGATGGCGAAATCTTCGAGCAAGCAGGTGTGAATTTTTCTCATGTTTATGGTGCTGAAATGCCAGCTTCTGCAACAGCACATCGCCCAGAATTAGCAGGTCGTCGTTTTGAAGCGATGGGCGTGTCATTGGTTATTCACCCTCGCAACCCTTATGTGCCAACCTCTCATGCCAATGTTCGCTTCTTTATCGCAGAAAAAGATGGTGAAGCTCCGGTTTGGTGGTTTGGTGGTGGCTTTGATCTTACCCCTTTCTATCCTTTCGAAGAAGATTGCCAACACTGGCATGATACAGCTAAACAGTTGTGTGCGCCGTTTGGTGATGATGTTTATCAACAGCACAAAGCATGGTGTGATAAATACTTCTTCTTACCGCACCGTAATGAAACCCGCGGTGTAGGCGGTCTATTCTTTGATGATCTCAATCAATGGGGATTTGATAAAAGTTTTGCTTATATGCAAGCGGTAGGTAATGGTTTTATTAATGCCTACATGCCGATAGTACAACAGCGTTATTATCTACCCTATGGTGAACGTGAACGGGAGTTTCAGTTATACCGTCGTGGACGTTATGTCGAATTTAATTTGGTTTATGATCGTGGCACTTTGTTTGGTTTACAGAGTGGCGGAAGAACGGAATCTATTTTAATGTCGATGCCACCATTAGCACGTTGGGAGTACTGCTATGAACCAGAGCCCAATTCAGCAGAAGCGCGACTGTATCAAGATTATTTAAAACCACGAGAGTGGTAATCAATTATTGAGCTCAGATCACGGAGTGATAGAGCCTTCTTAATATAAAGAGAGAATTAGTATATGGATAAGTACGTCGTATTTGGTAACCCAATCGGACAAAGTAAATCTCCATTCATTCATACATTATTTGCCCGTCAAACGAGTCAACAGATGACATATACCAGTCAACTTGTTGCCATTGATAGTTTTGTGCAAGCGGCAGATATGTTTTTTAATGATGGTGGTAAAGGTTGTAACATTACGGTGCCATTTAAAGAGCAAGCTTATCAATATGCGACCAAGCTAACTGAACGTGCTCGCTTGGCTGGTGCCGTAAATACACTTAAGAAATTGGATGACGGCGGTGTATTAGGTGATAACACTGATGGTGAAGGCCTTGTTCAAGATCTGATCAATCAACAGGTCGAATTAAAAGATCAACGCATCTTATTGTTAGGCGCCGGTGGTGCTGCTCGTGGTGTGATTTTGCCATTATTAGCACAGCAACCTAAACAATTGGTTGTAGCCAACCGCACAGTAAGCAAAGCAAAACAATTGGCAGAGCTGTTTTCTTCTTACGGTAATGTTGTTGCACTAGAGCAAGCCGAACTTGAAAACCAAACCTTTGATGTGATCATCAATTCAACGTCAGCCAGCTTATCTGGGGATGTGCCAATGATATCACCAACGGTGATTGGTACGAATACCACGTGCTATGACATGGTTTATGGCTCAGCGATAACCTCTTTTAATTGTTGGGCAAAAGAGCATGGCGCAGTTAAAGTGTTAGATGGGTTAGGGATGCTCGTTGGGCAAGCTGCGGAAAGTTTCATGTTATGGCGCGGGCTTCGTCCGGGAGCTAAACAAGTACAACGTGAGTTGCGCCGAACTTTACAAGAGTAAAAGTAATGAACCAAGATATTCTATTTTCAGATATTCAATCATGGGATGCTGTTCGACAAGCCGTTAACTTCCCTGCTCAGCAAGGCGGCGCACTGATCATCTGTTGGGTAACCTTAAACTGGCTACAACAGCACAGTGGTAAACCCTTAAATAACGAAGCTGATATCCTCGCTGAATTTTCTTCAATGCGTTTTGATCTTGAAGAGTTGGCTGAAGTGATGATTGAAGACGAATCTTTTGATGATGACGGCGATATCGTTATCGAGTAAAAGTACAAACAAATAAGTAAGCCCTATCATAAGATGAGGCTTACCTTTCGTTTTTATCTCTATCTATAGGTCGCAAAGATATTCATTCTTTAAAATGACATAATTATTAGCAGAGCGAGGTAAGAATGCTTTTTCTTTTTCCGTTAATGGGCGTGTTTGTTTAACAGGGCTACCAACATATAAAAAGCCCGACACTAAACGTTTATTTGGTGGAACTAAACTGCCTGCACCAATGATGACATCATCTTCAACAACAGCCCCGTCTAAAATAATCGCGCCCATACCCACTAAAACACGA is part of the Photobacterium angustum genome and harbors:
- the aroE gene encoding shikimate dehydrogenase codes for the protein MDKYVVFGNPIGQSKSPFIHTLFARQTSQQMTYTSQLVAIDSFVQAADMFFNDGGKGCNITVPFKEQAYQYATKLTERARLAGAVNTLKKLDDGGVLGDNTDGEGLVQDLINQQVELKDQRILLLGAGGAARGVILPLLAQQPKQLVVANRTVSKAKQLAELFSSYGNVVALEQAELENQTFDVIINSTSASLSGDVPMISPTVIGTNTTCYDMVYGSAITSFNCWAKEHGAVKVLDGLGMLVGQAAESFMLWRGLRPGAKQVQRELRRTLQE
- the hemF gene encoding oxygen-dependent coproporphyrinogen oxidase, which produces MDSQVDKSAVKAFLLDLQDRICQALEQQETTVAFEQDQWQREEGGGGRSRVLRDGEIFEQAGVNFSHVYGAEMPASATAHRPELAGRRFEAMGVSLVIHPRNPYVPTSHANVRFFIAEKDGEAPVWWFGGGFDLTPFYPFEEDCQHWHDTAKQLCAPFGDDVYQQHKAWCDKYFFLPHRNETRGVGGLFFDDLNQWGFDKSFAYMQAVGNGFINAYMPIVQQRYYLPYGEREREFQLYRRGRYVEFNLVYDRGTLFGLQSGGRTESILMSMPPLARWEYCYEPEPNSAEARLYQDYLKPREW
- a CDS encoding DUF1488 domain-containing protein translates to MNQDILFSDIQSWDAVRQAVNFPAQQGGALIICWVTLNWLQQHSGKPLNNEADILAEFSSMRFDLEELAEVMIEDESFDDDGDIVIE